The window TAACAGTCAAATCTCACATTCTTTTCTAGAAAATATAATATGGAAAACATCAtgtaaaaaatgatttcaattGTAAAACAAACAGCCCTGACATTTCCTGTTAACATTTCCATTCATCTAATTTGATACAAGAAGGGCTTGGAGAACCCTCAGCCCCCCTTTCCCCCGTCCCTTGTTCCCTCCCTTTAATTATCACTGCAGGTCCTTTGCTCCTGGACTTCTGAGTGCCTGAGTGACTTTTTGAGAAAACAGAGCCACTCATATGTGTCATGTAGGCAGAATCATACACCCAGACTGGCATCCAGAACTTGGTGAATAATCAGGAATACTGTACATCAGCGCCTTAACGTCGGACAAGACAAAGCATACCGTGTTCCAGGTACACTAAGTGAGGATTCGGAATTTCCCCCTTATCAACTTGACAATGCAGACTGTTTAAAAGAAGAGTCAAACATGAGATCAAAAAGAAGACTTTCAGGACCTAACTTTGTGCGCTGACAAGATGATTTTTCCAAGAATgtcatttttctcagttttacgTTGGTAAtcctgtgttttttcctcttgatTTGTTGTGGATTCttgttttcttacatttttgtGCAAATTTTTCTGGATCGCGTGTCTGCCCCATTCGCTTACAGGCTCTAACTTTGTTTCACAATTGAAAAGGCAAACTTTCTCACAGACAGAATTGTTGTTCATATGgtttttattacagtttatttttgaaCTTGAAGACTATTTACGGAACTATTAGAGGACTTGGATGCAGGTCAGCGTGAGGTACTGACAACATGGGAATTGTATTTTGGATGTGCTCTCTCCTGGCTCTTCCAGTACTTCAGTCTGCCAAGATCTTGACTGTGTGTCTAATTGGTGAGTAGGGGGCCAGTGATTGTGATGGagatattcattttaaatatttgtccaGAAATATGAATACCTCTTTGCCAGGCTGGTTACTCAAGAAAGTACACGTTAAAAGTGTGAAGGAAATGATCTATGTGTATtatatgtgttttaatgtagtATGTAATAGTATAGTTACTGTACAAGactttgtctctctcctcctctccaacagGAGGAAGCCACTACTTGTTATTAGATGAGATTTCTCATAACTTGCACCAGCACGGCCATGAGGTCCGCATGCTGTTACAACTGGGAAACCCCATTATTACAGGTACACATGCACACGCTGAAACATACACTTGCAGAAAGATATTTTGCACAACCTTCTGTCTCATCTTCTCCCTGATGTAGTCActcttattttcatgtaaattattGCACATCTCTGCCAGGTTTTTCCTATGCAAGTCGTGCAGACAGTTACCAGACCAGCACCTGGTCCTTAGGAGAAGAATACATTAAAGAATACAATGGCTGGTTTTTGGAGCAACAAACACAGTTTTTACTGGGAAGGTATCACACCATTTTATTTTAGTAGAGATAAAGattaagataaagataaagactGTTAGATTGGTAATTATGTTACAAGATTATATGGAGACTTTTTTGCTCAGGTTTtacatcaacattttaaagctcTTGAATTTATCTTATAATAATGCCTAATTTGTCTCTGTGTTAGAGTCTGAAACGTCAGGGATCAGTGTGAATTATTACTCTAACAGCATTATATTTGATTCGAATTGATTTTACCCTCACTCCCCACGCCTCATTCAGTATGTCTTTATCTTACTCACgctctcatttttttcttcctaacTCTTTCTCTCAGGGATAACTTTAATAACTTTCTAAGCTTCATGGGGCACCTGTCCTATCAGTGTGACAAGCTGTTAGGGGACAAAGAGATGATAACTTTCCTCCAGAGGGAACGCTATGACATCGCTGTTCTTGATGCTTTTAACCCCTGCTCCTTCATCCTGGCACACAAACTTGGTATCTGCTGTTCATATCactttgttttatgtcattattaCCACCATATATTATTTACTAAGACCTTACCACTTTTACAATTTGCAGATTGCAGATGTATTTCAATATGTTAATTTAACCAAATTAATGGCCAGATTCAtagtgatgttttgtttttttcaactgaTCAACGGCAACTCAAACATTCCTGCACTTTACTCTTTATTTACTCCAGGTGTCCGCTATATAGCTTTCTATCCTGGCACTCTGAATGGTCCTCTGTCCATCGCCCTCCCCATTTCAGTCTCCTTCGTCCCAGTTTTCTGCTCCCAGCTGTCTGACCACATGGACCTCTGGGGTCGTGCCAAGAACCTCTTTTATTCACTTCTGGCTCCTATCAGTAAGAATGGTGTTACTGACTTTTTCAGCTAACTAAGTCCATCCATACTATCCATAAGTACAAATCCATACAGTTTTTTTAATGGGTTCAATTTCCtccattcatttttgttttttatgctcTTCTACTATTGTTTGCATCTGGAATGTCATACTAtccaatcatttttttttcttatcttttattAATGATATTTCTCCTGAATAATCTATCTTGTTTCCACGTCTTTCTCATGTATGAGTGTCATGTCCATCTTGTCAGTAAGTGTTAAGCTAATGCTGAGTTATCACAACGATTATTAGACAATGTTGGTGCCCTCAATTGTCTGCTCGTGACTTCTGTCTTTTATTGAAAGGTCAGGAACTTGTATGGTCGATGTTTAGGGACGTAGCTGAGCGCCATCTGGAGTCAGGCTCACCCCCTGGTGGTCTAGAGGAGTTACACCAAAGAGCTGAACTGTGGGCCTTCAACAATGACTTTTCTCTGGAGTTCCCCCAGCCTCTTATGCCCTTCACTGTGCTGGTTGGGGGTCTGCTGAATAAACCTGCAAAGCCACTGGATCAGGTTTCTTCtcttgataaataaatacagatatgtCATGTAAGATTCCCTGTT is drawn from Thunnus albacares chromosome 2, fThuAlb1.1, whole genome shotgun sequence and contains these coding sequences:
- the LOC122998544 gene encoding UDP-glucuronosyltransferase 3A1-like, whose protein sequence is MGIVFWMCSLLALPVLQSAKILTVCLIGGSHYLLLDEISHNLHQHGHEVRMLLQLGNPIITGFSYASRADSYQTSTWSLGEEYIKEYNGWFLEQQTQFLLGRDNFNNFLSFMGHLSYQCDKLLGDKEMITFLQRERYDIAVLDAFNPCSFILAHKLGVRYIAFYPGTLNGPLSIALPISVSFVPVFCSQLSDHMDLWGRAKNLFYSLLAPISQELVWSMFRDVAERHLESGSPPGGLEELHQRAELWAFNNDFSLEFPQPLMPFTVLVGGLLNKPAKPLDQDLELWISNFREAGFIVVTLGSMVSSVSVDPLLVELVAGFSMIPQGVIWRYDPKQWPPHLDKPSNLRLLDWLPLNDMLGHKKACLFITHGGQNSLLQAVYHAVPVLGIPLFGDQFDNVVRAEAKGLGLTINPTQISRGLLRSTIQTLIQDSRFKSSALSLSRIHKSHPVPPTLRLIQWVEHILHSGGGTHLRPASLTQPWYQRYLLDLVLILSLVLLGPVALCWTYCRNKNSRDKHRKIQ